In the Heterodontus francisci isolate sHetFra1 chromosome 6, sHetFra1.hap1, whole genome shotgun sequence genome, one interval contains:
- the tmtc4 gene encoding protein O-mannosyl-transferase TMTC4 isoform X2, protein MMLQSEWSLDNTLPVPQLPQFWAKAIIGVFALLCFGISYDGDFVFDDSEAIINNKDLRPETSLSSLWEHDFWGTNLISNTSHKSYRPLTVLTFRLNYLIAGGLHPVGFHVVNIALHSVISVMILDVFSVLIGGLAYDEKGRLLNRAPKASFLAAVLFAVHPIHTESVAGIVGRADLLCALFFLLSFISYCKAFRKYVGIAGKASIYCPSLIAFEKMVGVNTVFDALVICKMDILQLGMALLRKDNMSEKVLPWKRGFLTRILLVASGGITLLYCRWRIMGTGPPAFTEVDNPASFADSAIVRAINYNYYYSLNTWLLVYPWWLCFDWSMGCLPLIKSISDVRIFAPLVLWFFLIGIMWQALCSTNTDERRIFASGITLVVIPFLPASNIFFRVGFVIAERVIYLSSAGYCMLLAYGICILSRQGRRIKNIISVAVTGLVILNIMQCVRRSCHWRTEENLFTSALSVCPFNAKVHYNVGKNLADRGKEISAIQYYREAVRLNPKYVHAMNNLGNILKERKELHEAEKLLSRAVAIQPDFAAAWMNLGIVQNSLSKFEEAERSYWTAIKYRKKYPDCYYNLGRLYADLHRTVDALNAWRNATLLKPNHSLAWNNLIILLDNTGNLAQAEAVGKEALKLLPSDHTIMFSFANVLGKLKKYKESEGLFLKAIQINPTIASYRGNLAVLYHRWGRLDLASEQYKLALRLDPASPGIVENYNLLKKKLEQVKKG, encoded by the exons ATGATGTTGCAGTCTGAATGGAGTTTGGACAACACTCTACCAGTGCCACAGCTCCCTCAGTTTTGGGCAAAAGCTATTATTGGTGTATTCGCTCTTCTGTGCTTTGGCATCAGTTACGATGGGGACTTTGTCTTTGATGACTCAGAAGCAATTATCAATAATAAG GATCTTCGACCAGAGACATCACTTAGCAGCCTTTGGGAACATGACTTCTGGGGGACTAACCTTATTAGCAACACTAGTCATAAATCCTATCGACCGTTGACGGTCCTTACATTTAG GTTGAACTACCTGATAGCGGGAGGATTACATCCGGTTGGGTTTCACGTAGTCAACATTGCACTCCACAGTGTGATTTCTGTAATGATCCTCGATGTGTTCTCAGTGCTTATAGGTGGTCTAGCATATGATGAGAAAGGGAGGCTGCTCAATAGGGCACCAAAGGCATCATTTCTAGCTGCAGTGCTCTTTGCTGTGCATCCGATACACACGGAAAGT GTTGCTGGAATTGTTGGCAGAGCAGATCTCCTCTGTGCTCTGTTCTTTCTACTGTCCTTCATCAGCTACTGTAAAGCCTTCAGAAAAT atgtgggcatcgctggaaaggccagcatttattgcccatcgctgatcgccttcgagaagatggtg GGTGTGAATACAGTGTTTGATGCGCTTGTGATCTGCAAAATGGATATCCTGCAACTAGGCATGGCATTGTTACGAAAAGACAATATGTCTGAG AAAGTTCTACCGTGGAAAAGAGGATTTTTGACCCGAATTCTCCTGGTGGCATCTGGTGGAATCACACTGCTGTACTGCCGCTGGAGGATCATGGGCACAGGCCCCCCAGCTTTCACTGAAGTGGATAACCCAGCATCTTTTGCAGACAGCGCTATTGTGCGG GCTATTAATTATAATTACTACTACTCTCTGAACACATGGCTACTAGTGTATCCCTGGTGGCTGTGCTTTGATTGGTCAATGGGCTGTTTACCTCTGATTAAATCAATCAGCGACGTTAGAATATTTGCCCCCCTCGTACTTTGGTTCTTCCTTATCGGGATCATGTGGCAAGCTTTATGCTCCACCAACACAGATGAAAGAAG AATCTTTGCCTCTGGAATCACACTTGTGGTCATCCCGTTCCTTCCTGCATCAAACATTTTCTTCAGAGTAGGGTTTGTGATTGCAGAGAGGGTTATCTATCTCTCCAGTGCTGGTTACTGCATGCTATTAGCTTATGGAATTTGCATTTTGTCGAGACAAGGCAGGAGAATCAAG AACATCATCTCTGTTGCTGTGACAGGCTTGGTAATTCTGAATATTATGCAATGTGTCAGACGTAGTTGCCATTGGAGGACAGAAGAAAATCTTTTCACAAGTGCTTTGTCAGTATGTCCCTTCAATGCCAAA GTACACTACAATGTTGGCAAAAATCTAGCTGACCGAGGAAAAGAGATATCTGCAATCCAGTATTATAGAGAAGCTGTTAG ACTCAATCCAAAGTATGTCCATGCTATGAACAATCTCGGAAACATCTTAAAGGAAAGGAAGGAGCTACATGAAGCAGAGAAGCTACTCTCCAGAGCTGTAGCCATTCA ACCTGATTTCGCTGCTGCCTGGATGAATCTAGGAATCGTACAGAATAGTTTGAGCAAATTTGAAGAGGCTGAAAGGAGTTACTGGACAGCAATAAAATACAGAAAAAAATATCCAGACTGCTATTACAATTTAGGACGTCTG TACGCAGACCTGCACCGGACTGTAGATGCTCTCAACGCCTGGCGGAATGCTACCCTTCTCAAACCTAACCACAGTCTGGCTTGGAATAACTTAATCATATTACTTGATAACACAG GCAATTTAGCACAAGCTGAAGCAGTTGGAAAAGAAGCCCTAAAATTGCTACCCAGTGATCACACAATCATGTTTTCATTTGCAAATGTGCTCGGTAAATTGAAAAAGTACAAG GAATCTGAAGGTCTGTTTCTAAAAGCAATTCAGATTAATCCTACCATAGCAAGCTACCGTGGAAATTTAG CTGTACTTTACCATCGCTGGGGGAGACTCGATCTGGCCAGTGAACAATACAAGCTTGCTCTGAGGCTTGATCCAGCCTCGCCGGGGATCGTGGAGAACTACAACTTGCTGAAGAAAAAACTTGAACAAGTGAAGAAAGGCTGA